The Mesorhizobium loti genome includes a region encoding these proteins:
- a CDS encoding 1-aminocyclopropane-1-carboxylate deaminase: MLEKFERYPLTFGPTHIEKLDRLSAHLGGKVDLYAKREDCNSGLAFGGNKLRKLEYIIPDAIASNADTLVSIGGVQSNHTRMVAAVAAKIGMKCRLVQESWVPHEDAVYDRVGNILLSRIMGADVQMVDEGFDIGIRESWEQAIADVKAKGGKPYPIPAGASVHKYGGLGYVGFAEEVRAQEKELGLAFDYIVVCTVTGSTHAGMVVGFAKDGRERKVIGIDASCTPAQTKAQVLDIARATAALVELGKELGEDDVILIEDYAYPVYGVPSQETKEAIRLCARLEGMITDPVYEGKSMQGMIDLVRKGYFPEGSKVLYAHLGGAPAINGYAYTFRNG, translated from the coding sequence ATGTTGGAGAAGTTCGAACGCTATCCGCTCACATTTGGACCGACCCATATCGAGAAACTGGATCGGCTCAGCGCTCATCTCGGCGGGAAGGTCGATCTCTATGCCAAGCGGGAAGATTGCAATTCCGGCCTCGCCTTCGGCGGCAACAAGCTGCGCAAGCTCGAATACATTATCCCGGACGCGATCGCCTCAAACGCCGACACGCTGGTTTCGATCGGCGGTGTTCAATCCAACCATACGCGCATGGTGGCGGCCGTCGCAGCGAAAATCGGCATGAAATGCCGCCTGGTGCAGGAAAGCTGGGTGCCCCACGAGGACGCCGTCTATGATCGCGTCGGCAACATCCTTCTGAGCCGGATCATGGGCGCCGATGTCCAGATGGTCGATGAGGGCTTCGACATCGGAATCAGGGAAAGCTGGGAACAGGCGATTGCGGATGTGAAAGCCAAAGGCGGCAAACCTTATCCGATTCCGGCCGGGGCTTCGGTGCATAAATATGGCGGCCTGGGCTACGTCGGCTTCGCCGAAGAGGTGCGCGCGCAGGAGAAGGAACTCGGCCTTGCCTTCGACTACATCGTCGTCTGTACCGTCACCGGCTCTACCCATGCCGGCATGGTGGTCGGCTTCGCCAAGGACGGCCGCGAGCGCAAGGTGATCGGCATCGACGCATCCTGCACTCCGGCGCAGACCAAGGCGCAAGTGCTGGATATCGCGCGGGCCACGGCGGCGCTGGTCGAACTCGGCAAGGAGCTCGGTGAAGACGATGTGATCCTCATCGAGGATTATGCCTACCCGGTCTACGGCGTGCCCTCGCAGGAGACGAAGGAAGCAATCCGCCTGTGCGCGCGCCTTGAAGGCATGATTACCGATCCTGTCTACGAGGGAAAATCCATGCAGGGCATGATCGACCTGGTGAGGAAGGGCTATTTCCCCGAAGGGTCGAAGGTGCTCTACGCCCACCTTGGCGGCGCTCCGGCCATTAACGGCTATGCTTACACGTTTCGTAATGGCTGA
- a CDS encoding AsnC family transcriptional regulator, whose product MKASLDRIDLRMLRLLQDNGRLTNAELAQSVVVSPATCHRRTQRLFDEGYISHVRAVVTPRKVDRGALVMVGVVLDRSTPESFAEFEKAVAKLKFILDCHLVAGDFDYFLKIRVGDMADFNRIHGDQLIALPGVRQTRTFFVMKEVVDNAPLDF is encoded by the coding sequence ATGAAAGCGTCGCTCGACCGGATCGACCTCAGAATGTTGCGCCTGCTCCAGGACAATGGGCGGCTGACCAATGCGGAGCTGGCGCAGTCGGTTGTTGTCAGTCCGGCGACGTGCCATCGCCGCACGCAACGCTTGTTCGATGAAGGCTACATCAGCCATGTCAGGGCGGTGGTGACGCCACGGAAGGTCGACAGAGGCGCGCTGGTGATGGTTGGTGTCGTCCTCGACCGCTCGACCCCGGAAAGTTTCGCGGAATTCGAGAAGGCAGTCGCGAAGCTGAAATTCATTCTTGATTGCCATCTGGTGGCAGGCGACTTCGATTATTTTCTGAAGATCAGGGTCGGTGACATGGCGGATTTCAACCGGATCCATGGGGATCAGTTGATCGCATTGCCCGGCGTCCGCCAGACGAGGACGTTCTTCGTCATGAAGGAGGTCGTCGACAACGCGCCGCTGGATTTTTGA
- a CDS encoding DUF2852 domain-containing protein — MNTSALIRPAWTPATIALMVVGFMVFWPLGFAMLAYIIWGDRLDGFKRDVNRATDGIFAGCRRGSDKAARWGNGSARTGNVAFDDWREKELERLNEERRKLDEMLTQFDEYARELRRAKDQDEFDRFMANRNKSTAPTKTDPGTGTTTTKRGKGSNLLDD, encoded by the coding sequence ATGAACACATCTGCATTGATCCGTCCGGCCTGGACGCCGGCGACCATCGCGTTGATGGTTGTGGGTTTCATGGTGTTCTGGCCACTCGGCTTCGCCATGCTTGCCTACATCATCTGGGGCGATCGCCTCGACGGCTTCAAGCGTGACGTCAACCGCGCGACCGACGGCATCTTCGCCGGCTGCCGCCGCGGTTCCGACAAGGCCGCGCGCTGGGGCAATGGTTCCGCCCGCACCGGCAACGTCGCTTTCGACGACTGGCGCGAAAAGGAACTTGAGCGCCTGAACGAAGAGCGCCGCAAGCTCGACGAGATGCTGACCCAGTTCGACGAGTATGCCCGCGAATTGCGCCGCGCCAAGGATCAGGACGAGTTCGACCGCTTCATGGCCAACCGCAACAAGTCGACGGCGCCGACGAAGACCGATCCGGGCACGGGAACGACGACCACCAAGCGTGGCAAGGGCTCGAACCTGCTTGACGACTGA
- a CDS encoding M48 family metallopeptidase has translation MSFGFFRNLTKPKPAPVEEREHVVAGRSLPLKIVENDRARRLTLRIDSGGRGLRITVPPGLRRGEVEKFLDRHQDWLEQRLAKVPARPQVRPGIKIPVRGVAHRIVHEPSKRGTVTVSRDERGPLLIVHGERIHLPRRIADFLKREAKREIEKLVVKHTETLGKRAKAIRFKDTSSRWGSCTSDGNLSFSWRIMMAPSPVINYLVAHEVAHLKEMNHGPKFWKLCEQLCPDTERCKAWLKRNGGALQAIAFE, from the coding sequence ATGTCATTCGGCTTCTTCCGCAACCTGACAAAGCCCAAGCCCGCGCCAGTCGAAGAGCGCGAGCACGTCGTTGCCGGCCGCTCATTGCCGCTCAAGATCGTCGAGAACGATCGCGCGAGGCGGCTGACGCTGCGCATCGATTCAGGCGGTCGCGGCCTGCGCATCACCGTGCCGCCCGGCCTGCGCCGGGGCGAGGTGGAAAAATTTCTCGACCGCCATCAGGACTGGCTGGAACAGCGGCTGGCCAAAGTGCCGGCCCGGCCGCAGGTGCGGCCCGGCATCAAGATTCCGGTGCGCGGCGTGGCGCACCGCATCGTCCATGAGCCTTCGAAACGCGGCACCGTCACCGTGTCGCGCGACGAGCGCGGTCCGCTGCTGATCGTGCATGGCGAGCGCATACACCTGCCGCGCCGCATCGCCGATTTCCTCAAGCGCGAGGCCAAGCGCGAGATCGAGAAGCTGGTGGTCAAGCACACCGAGACGCTGGGCAAGCGCGCCAAGGCGATCCGCTTCAAGGACACGTCAAGCCGCTGGGGATCCTGCACCTCCGACGGCAATCTGTCGTTTTCCTGGCGCATCATGATGGCGCCGTCGCCAGTCATCAATTACCTCGTCGCGCATGAAGTGGCGCATCTGAAAGAGATGAACCACGGTCCGAAATTCTGGAAACTGTGCGAGCAGCTCTGCCCGGACACCGAGCGCTGCAAGGCATGGCTGAAGCGCAATGGCGGCGCGCTGCAGGCGATCGCGTTCGAGTAG
- a CDS encoding phosphoribosylanthranilate isomerase, with amino-acid sequence MALDIKICGLKTDAAMAAALAGGASHVGFIFFAKSPRYVEPAEAGRLREAARGKALAVAVTVDASDAFLDEIVAKMQPDMLQLHGAETPERVAEVKARYGLPVMKALPLGEAADLERIKPFIGIADRFLFDAKPPKGSELPGGNGVAFDWRILAGLDGGVDYMLSGGLNAANIGDALRLANPPGIDISSGVESAPGVKDPALIEQFFRAVRAARDDRAA; translated from the coding sequence ATGGCACTCGACATCAAGATCTGCGGCTTGAAGACCGACGCGGCAATGGCCGCGGCGCTGGCCGGCGGCGCCAGTCATGTCGGCTTTATTTTCTTTGCCAAGAGCCCTCGTTATGTCGAACCTGCCGAGGCTGGCCGCCTGCGTGAGGCGGCGCGCGGCAAGGCTTTGGCGGTTGCCGTCACCGTCGATGCCAGCGACGCCTTCCTGGATGAGATCGTTGCCAAGATGCAGCCCGACATGTTGCAGCTGCACGGCGCGGAAACGCCGGAGCGGGTGGCCGAGGTCAAGGCCCGCTATGGCTTGCCAGTGATGAAGGCGCTGCCGCTCGGCGAGGCTGCCGATCTCGAGCGGATAAAGCCATTCATCGGCATAGCAGACCGGTTTCTGTTCGACGCCAAGCCGCCGAAAGGCTCCGAACTGCCGGGCGGCAATGGTGTTGCCTTCGACTGGCGCATTCTCGCCGGCCTTGACGGCGGCGTCGATTACATGCTTTCCGGTGGGCTCAACGCCGCCAATATCGGCGATGCCCTTCGGCTTGCCAACCCGCCCGGAATAGATATTTCCTCAGGCGTGGAAAGCGCGCCGGGTGTCAAGGATCCGGCGCTGATCGAACAGTTTTTCCGGGCCGTCCGGGCAGCACGCGACGACCGCGCCGCCTAA
- the trpB gene encoding tryptophan synthase subunit beta produces the protein MNKPATPNSFRTGPDEQGMFGIFGGRFVAETLMPLILDLERHWNEVKNDADFRAELTDLSTHYAGRPSKLYFAEGLTRHLGGAKVYFKREDLNHTGSHKINNCLGQILLAKRMGKKRIIAETGAGQHGVASATVAARFGFPCVVYMGATDVARQSPNVFRMKLLGAEVRPVTSGHGTLKDAMNEALRDWVTNVEDTYYLIGTAAGPHPYPELVRDFQSVIGIEARAQILEQEGRLPDTIIAAVGGGSNAIGLFHPFLDDKEVRIIGIEAGGRGLDGIEHCASMNAGKPGVLHGNRTYLLQNSDGQIMDGHSISAGLDYPGVGPEHSWLRDSGRVEYVPILDDEALEAFKLTTRVEGIIPALESAHAIAHAVKIVPAMDKDQIVIVNLSGRGDKDVHTVASMLGMEI, from the coding sequence ATGAACAAGCCGGCGACACCCAATTCCTTCCGCACCGGGCCCGACGAACAGGGTATGTTCGGCATTTTCGGCGGTCGTTTCGTTGCCGAAACGCTGATGCCACTGATCCTCGACCTGGAGCGTCACTGGAACGAGGTCAAGAACGATGCGGATTTCAGGGCCGAACTGACTGACCTTTCGACCCATTATGCCGGGCGGCCGTCGAAGCTCTATTTCGCCGAGGGGCTGACCAGACATCTCGGTGGCGCAAAGGTCTATTTCAAGCGCGAGGATCTGAACCACACCGGTTCGCACAAGATCAACAACTGCCTCGGCCAGATCCTGCTGGCCAAGCGCATGGGCAAGAAGCGCATCATCGCCGAGACCGGCGCCGGCCAGCACGGCGTGGCCTCGGCCACGGTCGCGGCGCGCTTCGGCTTTCCCTGCGTCGTCTATATGGGCGCGACCGACGTTGCCCGGCAGAGCCCCAATGTCTTCCGCATGAAGCTGCTCGGCGCCGAAGTGCGGCCGGTGACATCAGGTCACGGCACACTGAAGGACGCCATGAACGAGGCGCTGCGCGACTGGGTGACCAATGTCGAGGACACCTATTACCTGATCGGCACCGCCGCCGGCCCGCACCCCTATCCGGAGCTGGTGCGCGACTTCCAGTCGGTGATCGGCATCGAGGCGCGGGCGCAGATCCTCGAACAGGAAGGCCGGCTGCCCGACACCATCATCGCCGCCGTCGGCGGTGGTTCGAACGCCATTGGCCTGTTCCATCCCTTCCTCGACGACAAGGAGGTCCGCATCATCGGCATCGAAGCCGGCGGCCGCGGTCTCGACGGCATCGAGCATTGCGCCTCGATGAATGCCGGAAAACCCGGCGTGCTGCACGGCAACCGCACCTATCTCCTGCAGAACTCCGACGGCCAGATCATGGACGGGCATTCGATTTCGGCCGGCCTCGATTATCCCGGCGTCGGCCCGGAGCATTCCTGGCTGCGCGATTCAGGCCGCGTCGAATATGTGCCGATCCTCGATGACGAGGCGCTGGAGGCCTTCAAGCTGACGACGCGCGTCGAAGGCATCATCCCGGCGCTGGAATCCGCGCACGCCATCGCGCATGCGGTGAAGATCGTGCCCGCCATGGACAAGGACCAGATCGTCATCGTCAATCTGTCCGGCCGTGGCGACAAGGACGTGCATACGGTGGCCTCGATGCTGGGCATGGAGATCTGA
- a CDS encoding tryptophan synthase subunit alpha yields MVTRIDRRMAKLKTEGRPALVTYFMGGDPDYDTSLSIMKALPGAGSDIIELGMPFSDPMADGPAIQAAGLRALKGGQTLVKTLKMAADFRAGDNETPIVLMGYYNPIYIYGVDRFLKDAIASGIDGLIVVDLPPEMDEELCIPALKAGINFIRLATPTTDDKRLPKVLQNTSGFVYYVSMTGITGSALADTGKVAAAVKRIKGHTDLPVCVGFGVKTAEQARVIGANADGVVVGTAIVNAVANVLGPKGEKTADPAEAVATLVSGLAQGVRSARLAAAE; encoded by the coding sequence ATGGTGACCCGCATCGATCGCCGCATGGCGAAGCTGAAGACCGAAGGCCGCCCTGCGCTTGTCACCTATTTCATGGGCGGCGACCCGGACTACGACACCTCGCTGTCGATCATGAAGGCGCTTCCCGGCGCAGGTTCCGACATCATCGAGCTCGGCATGCCGTTCTCCGATCCGATGGCCGACGGCCCGGCGATCCAGGCGGCGGGCCTCAGGGCGCTGAAAGGCGGCCAGACGCTGGTCAAGACGCTGAAGATGGCGGCCGACTTCCGCGCCGGCGACAATGAAACGCCGATCGTGCTGATGGGCTACTACAACCCGATCTACATCTATGGCGTCGACCGCTTCCTCAAGGATGCGATCGCCAGCGGCATCGATGGATTGATCGTCGTCGACCTGCCGCCGGAGATGGACGAGGAACTCTGCATTCCGGCGCTCAAGGCCGGCATCAATTTCATCCGGCTGGCAACGCCGACCACCGACGACAAGCGCCTGCCCAAGGTGCTGCAGAACACGTCGGGCTTCGTCTATTACGTGTCGATGACCGGCATCACCGGCTCGGCGCTTGCCGACACCGGCAAGGTGGCTGCGGCGGTCAAGCGCATCAAGGGCCATACCGACCTGCCGGTCTGCGTCGGCTTCGGCGTCAAGACCGCCGAGCAGGCACGGGTGATCGGCGCCAATGCCGACGGCGTCGTCGTCGGCACCGCGATCGTCAATGCGGTGGCCAATGTGCTGGGACCGAAGGGCGAGAAGACCGCCGACCCGGCCGAAGCCGTCGCCACGCTGGTCAGCGGACTTGCGCAAGGTGTGCGCTCGGCCCGCCTTGCTGCTGCCGAATAG
- a CDS encoding acetyl-CoA carboxylase carboxyltransferase subunit beta, protein MNWITNYVRPKINSMLGRRTDMPENLWIKDPETGEMVFHKDLESNQFVIPSSGHHMKISAKERLRFFFDDGKYETLDNPKVMQDPLKFRDEKRYVDRLKDAKAKTGLEDAIINALGTVEGLPVVVTVQDFAFMGGSLGMAAGDAIVHGFEAALQRKRPLILFAASGGARMQEGILSLMQLPRTTVGVDRLKEAGLPYIVVLTNPTTGGVTASYAMLGDVHIAEPGALIGFAGPRVIEQTIREKLPDGFQRSEYLMEHGMVDMVVSRLELRETIARLLKMLLKLPEEQKPLEPEVLPPATIPAEARPQA, encoded by the coding sequence ATGAACTGGATCACCAATTACGTTCGCCCGAAGATCAATTCGATGCTCGGCCGGCGCACCGACATGCCCGAGAATCTCTGGATCAAGGATCCGGAGACCGGCGAAATGGTGTTCCACAAGGATCTGGAATCCAACCAGTTCGTCATCCCTTCTTCCGGCCATCACATGAAGATCTCGGCCAAGGAGCGGCTGAGATTCTTCTTCGACGACGGCAAATACGAGACCCTGGACAACCCCAAGGTCATGCAGGATCCGCTGAAATTCCGCGACGAGAAGCGCTATGTCGACCGGCTGAAGGACGCCAAGGCCAAGACCGGCCTCGAAGACGCGATCATCAATGCGCTGGGGACCGTCGAAGGCCTGCCGGTTGTGGTCACGGTGCAGGATTTTGCCTTCATGGGCGGTTCGCTCGGCATGGCCGCCGGCGACGCCATCGTGCACGGCTTTGAGGCTGCTCTGCAGCGCAAGCGGCCGCTGATCCTGTTTGCCGCCTCCGGCGGCGCCCGCATGCAGGAAGGTATTTTGTCCCTCATGCAATTGCCGAGGACCACGGTCGGCGTCGACCGGCTGAAGGAAGCCGGCCTTCCCTACATCGTCGTTTTGACCAACCCGACCACCGGCGGCGTCACCGCCTCCTACGCCATGCTGGGCGACGTGCACATAGCCGAGCCCGGCGCGCTTATCGGCTTTGCCGGACCGCGCGTCATCGAACAGACCATCCGGGAAAAACTGCCCGACGGCTTCCAGCGCTCCGAATATCTGATGGAGCACGGCATGGTCGACATGGTGGTGTCGCGGCTGGAACTGCGCGAAACCATCGCGCGGCTGCTGAAGATGCTGCTCAAGCTGCCGGAGGAGCAAAAGCCGCTGGAGCCGGAAGTCCTGCCGCCGGCAACAATTCCGGCCGAGGCACGTCCGCAGGCCTGA
- a CDS encoding bifunctional folylpolyglutamate synthase/dihydrofolate synthase — protein sequence MTTLAADREIEALMALHPKGFDLSLDRISRLLERLDNPQDRLPPVIHIAGTNGKGSCAAFSRALLEAADYRVHVHTSPHLVNWHERYRLAADGGGRLVEDRVFADAIARVARANEGETITVFEILTAVTFLLFSEHQADAAIIEVGLGGRFDATNVVKEPAVSVIMPVSLDHEAYLGDRVELIAAEKAGIIKRGCPVVIGAQESETALQVLIETAERLECPTFVYGQDFLAFEENGRMVYQDEDGLMDLPPPRLPGRHQFANAAAAIAAVKAAGFEISHRAAEKAMINVAWPGRMQKLAQGRLAELAPKGADIWLDGGHNPGAGVVIAEALAEQEEKNPRPLFLISGMINTKDQSGYFRAFKGLARHVYTVPVSLSEAGVPNDELAVRATEAGLTAEPVSSVASALMLLRDTWDGPAPRILIGGSLYLAGAVLAENGTPPS from the coding sequence ATGACAACGCTTGCCGCCGACCGCGAAATCGAAGCCCTGATGGCGCTTCACCCGAAAGGCTTCGACCTTTCGCTCGATCGCATTTCGCGGCTCTTGGAGCGGCTTGATAATCCGCAGGATCGGCTGCCGCCGGTGATCCACATTGCCGGCACCAACGGCAAGGGTTCGTGCGCTGCCTTTTCGCGCGCCCTGCTCGAGGCGGCGGACTACCGCGTCCATGTCCACACCTCGCCGCATCTGGTCAACTGGCACGAGCGCTACCGGCTGGCCGCCGATGGCGGCGGCAGGCTGGTCGAGGACAGGGTTTTCGCCGACGCCATCGCGCGCGTCGCCAGAGCCAATGAAGGCGAGACGATCACCGTCTTCGAGATCCTCACCGCGGTCACCTTCCTCTTGTTTTCCGAACACCAGGCCGACGCCGCCATCATCGAGGTCGGGCTCGGCGGCCGCTTCGACGCGACCAATGTCGTCAAGGAGCCAGCCGTATCGGTGATCATGCCGGTGTCGCTCGACCACGAGGCCTATCTTGGCGACCGTGTCGAACTGATCGCCGCCGAAAAGGCCGGCATCATCAAGCGCGGCTGCCCGGTGGTCATCGGTGCACAGGAAAGCGAGACGGCACTGCAGGTGCTGATCGAAACCGCCGAACGGCTGGAGTGCCCGACCTTCGTCTACGGCCAGGATTTCCTCGCCTTCGAGGAAAACGGCCGCATGGTCTACCAGGACGAAGACGGCTTGATGGACCTGCCGCCGCCCCGGCTGCCCGGACGCCACCAGTTCGCCAATGCGGCGGCGGCGATCGCCGCGGTCAAGGCGGCCGGTTTCGAAATCAGCCATCGCGCCGCCGAAAAGGCGATGATCAACGTAGCCTGGCCCGGCCGCATGCAGAAGCTGGCGCAGGGCCGGCTGGCCGAACTGGCGCCGAAGGGCGCCGACATCTGGCTCGACGGCGGCCACAATCCGGGCGCCGGTGTGGTGATTGCCGAAGCGCTGGCCGAGCAGGAAGAAAAGAACCCGCGGCCGCTCTTCCTCATCTCCGGCATGATCAACACCAAGGACCAGAGCGGCTATTTCCGTGCCTTCAAAGGCCTCGCCCGCCATGTCTACACGGTGCCGGTGAGCCTGAGCGAGGCCGGCGTGCCGAACGACGAACTGGCGGTCCGGGCGACGGAAGCGGGACTGACGGCCGAGCCGGTTAGTTCCGTCGCCAGCGCGCTGATGCTGCTGCGCGACACATGGGATGGCCCGGCGCCGCGCATCCTGATCGGCGGTTCATTGTACCTGGCCGGCGCGGTCCTGGCCGAGAACGGCACGCCGCCGAGCTGA
- a CDS encoding VOC family protein, whose amino-acid sequence MIKVKQLAHVCIFAHDLEATRSFYRDVLGLDTQFNFLRDGKIFGFYLNCGGRSHVEVFQKDGARYRDLNQINHLCLEVENIDAAIAHIKSKGIDVTSKKLACDDTFQAWVRDPNDVKIELFEYTEKSAQFIGGDRIADW is encoded by the coding sequence ATGATCAAGGTCAAGCAGCTCGCCCACGTCTGCATCTTCGCACATGACCTGGAGGCAACGCGAAGCTTCTATCGCGACGTCCTTGGCCTGGATACGCAGTTCAATTTCCTGCGCGACGGCAAGATTTTCGGGTTCTACCTCAATTGCGGCGGGCGCAGCCATGTCGAGGTGTTCCAGAAGGACGGAGCTCGCTACCGCGACCTGAACCAGATCAACCATCTCTGCCTCGAAGTGGAGAACATTGACGCCGCGATCGCCCATATCAAGTCGAAGGGGATAGACGTCACGTCAAAGAAACTCGCCTGCGACGACACGTTTCAGGCCTGGGTACGCGATCCCAACGACGTGAAGATCGAGTTGTTCGAGTATACCGAAAAAAGTGCGCAATTCATCGGCGGCGATCGTATCGCCGACTGGTGA
- a CDS encoding type II toxin-antitoxin system VapC family toxin, with amino-acid sequence MIFVDTNVISETLRKAPDAAVMAWLVRNDAELALPTVAIAEIAFGIQKIRPDERADRLEQGLSQWRHRFADRIFGLTEEAALAYGEIMGTATRQGRGMSAPDGMIAAIVRVNGGRLATRNLNDFDPANLELISPWDF; translated from the coding sequence TTGATTTTCGTCGACACCAATGTGATTTCGGAGACCCTTAGAAAGGCGCCTGACGCTGCTGTCATGGCTTGGCTGGTCCGCAACGATGCCGAACTGGCGCTTCCCACGGTGGCGATTGCCGAAATCGCTTTCGGCATCCAGAAGATACGACCTGATGAGCGTGCCGATCGCCTGGAGCAAGGACTCTCTCAGTGGCGCCATCGCTTTGCCGACCGTATTTTTGGGCTGACGGAGGAGGCGGCTCTGGCTTATGGCGAGATTATGGGAACCGCGACGCGTCAGGGCCGGGGCATGTCGGCACCCGATGGCATGATTGCAGCGATAGTACGCGTGAATGGCGGTCGGCTGGCAACACGTAATCTCAACGACTTCGACCCGGCCAACCTTGAGCTGATCTCGCCTTGGGATTTCTAG
- a CDS encoding plasmid stabilization protein → MAEPQLSVRSAKARDLAHRLARRENRSIADIVERALESYEIREAGREPASAFYSRLTASSSADIDLEEIIRESRKVHTGPEL, encoded by the coding sequence ATGGCCGAGCCCCAGCTTTCCGTCCGCAGCGCAAAAGCACGTGATCTTGCTCATCGGCTCGCTCGTCGCGAAAACCGCTCAATAGCTGATATCGTCGAACGCGCGCTTGAATCCTATGAGATTCGGGAGGCCGGACGAGAACCGGCATCCGCCTTCTACTCTCGCCTGACGGCAAGCAGTAGCGCGGACATTGATCTGGAAGAAATCATCCGGGAAAGCCGCAAGGTCCATACAGGGCCGGAGCTTTGA
- a CDS encoding cupin, whose amino-acid sequence MTGSAKATVFIDNERVIVTEYRFAPGENTGWHRHGHDYVVVPLMDGKVKLLTKDGESFAEMKKGAPYFRKEGVEHDVINANEGEYAFIEIELK is encoded by the coding sequence ATGACCGGATCCGCCAAGGCCACAGTCTTCATCGACAATGAGCGTGTCATCGTCACCGAGTACCGCTTCGCACCGGGCGAAAACACCGGCTGGCACCGCCACGGCCACGACTATGTCGTCGTGCCGCTGATGGACGGCAAGGTAAAGCTGTTGACCAAGGACGGCGAATCCTTCGCCGAAATGAAGAAGGGCGCGCCCTATTTCCGCAAGGAGGGCGTCGAGCACGACGTCATCAACGCCAATGAAGGCGAATACGCATTCATCGAGATCGAACTGAAGTGA
- the trxA gene encoding thioredoxin yields the protein MATVKVDKSNFQADVLDANVPVVVDFWAEWCGPCKMIAPALEDIATELGAKVKIAKLNIDENPELAAQFGVRSIPTLMIFKGGEMADIKIGAAPKTALSHWINGNLA from the coding sequence ATGGCAACCGTGAAGGTCGACAAGAGCAACTTCCAGGCTGACGTGCTTGACGCCAACGTACCGGTCGTCGTCGATTTCTGGGCGGAATGGTGCGGTCCCTGCAAGATGATCGCGCCGGCGCTCGAAGACATCGCCACCGAACTCGGCGCCAAGGTGAAGATCGCCAAGCTCAACATCGACGAGAATCCGGAGCTTGCCGCCCAGTTCGGCGTGCGCTCGATCCCGACGCTGATGATCTTCAAGGGCGGCGAAATGGCCGACATCAAGATCGGCGCCGCGCCGAAGACCGCGCTGTCGCACTGGATCAACGGCAACCTCGCCTGA